A segment of the Pseudoalteromonas sp. UG3-2 genome:
GAATTGATAAAGAAATTGCAGCTCATCCAATAATGGCACCTGTTGCTCGTGATGTTTTATAAATGCAGCCAACTCTGGATATTCATTTGCCAAAGTGTCATCCTCAAGATGAGCGATTTGATAACGTAGCTGCTTAAAGGTATCAACCAAAGGTACAAGCATGTAAAGTCCGATATTGGTAAGTATTGGACATAGTATAAAAGACAAGGCAAGCTAGATGCAACCACAGCAACACTCCTATAATTTATATTATGTTAAATAGCTAAAAATCCCGCAATTTGACGGTGGTTTATCGGTTCGACCAAAATCACCCCTCTAAGCCTCATTTTTATAAGTTTTCCTCATTTTTGGAATCATTTGAAAAATTGATTGAAAGTAAAACTATCAATCGAAAAATTTCATATAAAAACGTACTTCCGCGCAGGACGCTCGACGCAAAAACAACGTCAAAGGAAGTAAGGAAAAGACGATGGCAGATTTTAAGACGCTTCTTTTTAGAGCGGGATTTATGAATTTTGGGAGGCTTGACCGCAAACAGGTATGTGATTTTTTGCTTGTGCCTGAGCGTACACTTGAACGCTGGCTAAGCAAAAACGCACCATGCCCCCGCGCTGTCAGGTTGTTGGAAATGCGCATTAATGGAAGCGTATCTAATCACTGCGATTGGTCAGACTTTCGCATTTGCCGCGATGGTTACTTGTGGACGCCCAGCGGCAGCAAGTACACCGCCCAATACATAAATAAACTGGATGTTTTGCAAAGGACTAACCGCTATCACGAAGCCCAAGCCGCCGCCCTGAATGCTGAAATAAAACATTTGCAGGACTTGGTTTTGGCACGTGACCAGCTCAAGGAAATGGGCAAGGATTTAATCGAAATGTCAGACCGCTTTAGGTTTAGGGATGCCATGCTTAGGTATGAGCAGCAAAAAAAGGATAAACGCGCTTAATTTAGGGGCTGCACCGTGCAGCCCCCTTTTTTTAGTTTAGCGCCTCATCCAGTGCGGCCACTATTTCATCGTCTAGCTTGTTAGTAGACTTGGTTGCCAAGTGCTTGGCTGTTGATAAACACACCCGCTTAATAAACGCTTCCGTTGCGAGCTTGGTTAGTAAGTATTTTCCGATGGTTGCTAGCATAGCTCCCCCTTATTTAATTTTCTCTTTGATTTCTTTCACTGACTCTTTGAGCCAGCGAATATCCGTTTTATTGGTTGTTACCGCGCCATAGAGAAATATGGCGTTTGCCAATATGGTGATAATGGTGTCTTGACTAATATCCATGCCCTACCGCCTATTAACCGTGGCTATGGTTTTGGCAGACACCTCTTTATCAATAAGCACCCGATACTTAGGCTTTAACTGCTGGTTACTATCAAATATTTCATCAAGCAAGAGCTTGTGACCATCGTTTAACTCATCAATCGCGCGATACCAAAGCGGGTCTTTGATGTAGTAGTCATGAGTGAGCTTTTCAGAGTCCAAGTAAAACCCAGACCACTGGCGGTGAATGGGGTGCGAACCGTTCGCCCAAAGCTGAATTTCAGCCAGAGCATTCCCCGCTGCATCCGTCAGTGGCTTAGTTATGTTTTCGGTGGTGCTTACAAACCGCTGATAAAACCAATAGACCGCGAGCAAAGTTAGGCCAAGACTGGCGTTTTTGCTGATAAAGTTACCCATAAAACCCCCAGTTAAAGCCCTGCTGTATTTGCTCGGGCGTGTAAGGTTGTTCGCCGTTTTCCATCACTATCATGGCTTCGATGACTTTGGGATATTCGTCATCCGTTAGCGCCTTTTGCTTATCAACCCCTGCCCGTTTTGATACAAAGTCAATGTAATTGGCTGTGTCGTTTTCTACTGGCGGCGCCCATCGACTAATGATGCCTGCCACGTTAGTGATGCCGTATTTTTTGGCGTAGGTTCGCAGAATGCGAGCGGCGGCGCGAATGCCGTGCTCGGCGGTTTCGAAAACCGCAAAGCGCCCGTCCGTGCCAGCCAGCCCTACCCAGTTTTCGCCCGCTTCAATGTTGAGCGGGTTATTGTTGCGGATACCCCGCGCGGTTTGTTGAGTCGTCATGTATACCCCAATGCTTAGAACAATTAATGCTGTGATAATGTGTGGTGTGTCGAACTTCATCACACCACCTCTTTTAGCACTCTCAATTTTGAGACTGCGCTGGCTTTCGAAACAGTGGTGTCATAAAGCCGTGCCTTGTAGGTGTCGTCCGCATTCTTAGTGAGTGGTAAAGTTATAAACTTTTCATCCGTGAACGTACCAAGCACCACCCCACTACCAAAATCAGCGGTGTCATTGGGAATAGGCGTAAATGTCACCCCATCATCTTCAGATATGAGCTGTTTGCCATCTTTTATCACATATATAACCCCCCGCGACTGCGCTGACACAAGCTGAATATCTATCAGCTCGGTAATGACACCCGATTGGCGGTTAAAAATTAAACCTTTACCACCGGAATAAACCGTAATGTGTGTGCTGCTAAAGCGCATATCAGGAAAGGTAACAACCGCTCCGAGAGAACCATTAATATCTTGTCCTAGCGCATGTGGAAATGTTTCACAAAGCCCAGACGCCCCCGTGATGTCATAAATGAATTGATACCCTGACTTATCGCATATCGCTAAGACGCGTCTAGTGCTTTTATCGTAGAACGTTTTTCGGATAAGTATTCCTTGGTCTGATGAGAACCAGAACGCCGGTGTAGACGTGTCGCTTGGTGTATACCAGTTCACAGCATCTTCGCCCCAGTGGTAAGCATAAAAACGCTCGCCATCATACATCAACTTTTTCCAATTGAGAGTGGATTTGGCGTAAAGCGCATTGTATTCCGCCACTTTTTCACCCATTTCATACACCATGATTACCCCATTATCATAGAGCATCGCGACTTTATCTCTGTCGTAATCCACAACAACAATATCGTTGATGTCACCTGTTAGATTCAGTAACTTTGCACCACCCACAGAAATACGGATTGCGCCGTAAGAGCGATATTGACCAATGTGGCGCTCAGTAACGTAAACAGCATGAGCTGTTGCTGCGTTTGACCTATAATCAATGGTACTCTCACCATATCCGCCACCGTAGCGACCAACGCCATTATCTAACTCGTTAATTGTGTTATAGGTACTACCTGAGATATACATAGGCGGCTCATCAATCGAAACAAACACCTCCGAGGATGAATTAATCTTTTTTTCAACCCCCGCTCTAACGGGTATACCCGTCTCAGGTGTGCAACCCTTTCCGCCATACCAAAAGTCGTGCGTATCGCTATACAAAACAGCAGATAGCCTTTTTGCCTCAAACGGCAAAATAGACTGTGTTCCACCGTAATGCTCTATCAAAAAGCTGTATGACTGATTACTCCCCTTAGTTGGCGCATCGTATGTTAACTTATGACTTGAAATCCAAACGTCAACAACTTGGTTAGAACTAGAAACAAGCGTTATTTGTTTAAACTCCTCTGTTAACTCCAACTCAAAACCTGCTGTAACAACACTGTCAATTAACTTTTTAGCGCCGCTAGATGCAATCAATCTAAAGTCATACTCGCAGTTCATCACCTTAATATAGCGACCTTCTGTGTGGTCGTCGTTTGGCACACCCTGTTGT
Coding sequences within it:
- a CDS encoding virion protein: MKFDTPHIITALIVLSIGVYMTTQQTARGIRNNNPLNIEAGENWVGLAGTDGRFAVFETAEHGIRAAARILRTYAKKYGITNVAGIISRWAPPVENDTANYIDFVSKRAGVDKQKALTDDEYPKVIEAMIVMENGEQPYTPEQIQQGFNWGFYG